In a genomic window of Streptomyces roseoviridis:
- a CDS encoding TlyA family RNA methyltransferase → MAGPARRRLDAELVRRKLARSREHASQLIAAGRVTVGKTVATKPATQVETAAAIVVAQDDSDPDYVSRGGHKLAGALAAFVPQGLRVEGRRALDAGASTGGFTDVLLRAGAAHVVAVDVGYGQLAWLLQSDERVTVKDRTNVREMTLDSIDGIPVDLVVGDLSFIPLGLVLPALVACTAPDADLVLMVKPQFEVGKERLGAGGVVRSAELRADAVKNVARRAGELGLGVVGVTASPLPGPSGNVEYFLWLRAGAPALDPAEVDRAVAEGPR, encoded by the coding sequence GTGGCAGGACCGGCACGCCGCCGTCTCGACGCCGAGCTGGTACGGCGCAAGCTCGCGCGCTCGCGCGAGCACGCCAGCCAGTTGATCGCCGCGGGCCGGGTGACGGTCGGCAAGACCGTCGCCACCAAGCCCGCCACCCAGGTCGAGACCGCCGCGGCCATCGTCGTCGCCCAGGACGACAGCGACCCCGACTACGTCTCGCGCGGCGGCCACAAGCTGGCCGGCGCCCTCGCCGCGTTCGTGCCGCAGGGCCTGCGCGTCGAGGGCCGGCGCGCACTCGACGCGGGTGCGTCCACCGGCGGCTTCACCGACGTCCTGCTGCGCGCCGGCGCCGCCCACGTCGTCGCCGTCGACGTCGGCTACGGGCAGCTCGCCTGGTTGCTGCAGAGCGACGAACGCGTCACCGTCAAGGACCGTACGAACGTCCGCGAGATGACCCTCGACTCCATCGACGGCATCCCGGTCGACCTCGTCGTCGGCGACCTGTCCTTCATCCCGCTCGGGCTCGTGCTGCCCGCCCTGGTGGCCTGCACCGCGCCCGACGCGGACCTGGTCCTCATGGTCAAGCCGCAGTTCGAGGTCGGCAAGGAACGGCTCGGTGCCGGCGGAGTGGTGCGGAGCGCCGAACTCCGCGCCGACGCCGTGAAGAACGTGGCCCGGCGGGCGGGCGAGCTCGGGCTCGGTGTCGTCGGCGTCACGGCCAGCCCGCTGCCCGGACCGTCCGGCAACGTCGAGTACTTTCTGTGGCTGCGGGCGGGCGCGCCCGCCCTCGATCCCGCGGAAGTCGACCGCGCCGTGGCGGAAGGACCTCGTTGA
- a CDS encoding ABC transporter ATP-binding protein, with translation MNGQQPQRLSAESVTLAYDERIIARDLSVAIPDNSFTVIVGPNACGKSTLLRALSRMLKPTEGRVLLDGQAIHSMPAKKVARTLGLLPQSSIAPDGITVADLVARGRYPHQGLLRQWSPEDERIVQESMTATGVAELAERYVDELSGGQRQRVWIAMALAQQTPLLLLDEPTTFLDIQHQIDVLDLCAELHETQGRTLVAVLHDLNHAARYATHLIACRDGEVVAEGPPSEVVTAELVERVFGLRCQVIDDPETGTPLVVPAGRKSRRPARAAGSATAGSATAAGSESAAGPESAAGSESAADREAALGA, from the coding sequence ATGAACGGGCAGCAGCCCCAGCGGCTGAGCGCCGAGTCGGTCACGCTCGCCTACGACGAGCGGATCATCGCCCGCGACCTGAGCGTCGCGATCCCCGACAACTCCTTCACCGTCATCGTCGGCCCCAACGCCTGCGGCAAGTCCACGCTGCTGCGCGCGCTCTCCCGGATGCTCAAGCCGACGGAGGGGCGGGTGCTGCTCGACGGGCAGGCCATTCACTCGATGCCGGCGAAGAAGGTCGCCAGGACGCTGGGCCTGCTGCCGCAGTCGTCGATCGCGCCCGACGGGATCACCGTCGCCGACCTGGTCGCGCGTGGACGCTACCCCCACCAGGGGCTGCTGCGGCAGTGGTCGCCCGAGGACGAGCGGATCGTGCAGGAGTCCATGACGGCGACCGGAGTCGCCGAGCTGGCGGAGCGGTACGTCGACGAGCTGTCCGGCGGCCAGCGCCAGCGGGTCTGGATCGCGATGGCGCTCGCCCAGCAGACCCCGCTGCTGCTGCTCGACGAGCCGACGACCTTCCTCGACATCCAGCACCAGATCGACGTGCTCGACCTGTGCGCCGAACTCCACGAGACGCAGGGCCGCACCCTCGTCGCCGTCCTCCACGACCTCAACCACGCGGCCCGGTACGCCACCCACCTCATCGCCTGCCGCGACGGCGAGGTCGTCGCCGAGGGACCGCCGAGCGAGGTCGTCACGGCCGAGCTGGTCGAGCGGGTCTTCGGCCTGCGCTGCCAGGTCATCGACGACCCGGAGACCGGCACGCCCCTGGTCGTGCCCGCGGGCCGGAAGTCCCGCAGGCCCGCCCGGGCGGCGGGGTCCGCGACGGCCGGGTCCGCCACGGCGGCGGGGTCGGAGTCGGCGGCGGGGCCGGAGTCGGCGGCGGGGTCGGAGTCGGCCGCGGACCGGGAGGCCGCGTTGGGCGCGTGA
- a CDS encoding NAD kinase, whose translation MSTGPSTTTESSTPTEGGTTTGGGRTVFLLAHTGRPAAVRSAELVVLGLLRSGIGVRVLEAEAADLPLPPSVEKVPEACSDALDGCELLVVLGGDGTLLRGSEFSRASGVPMLGVNLGRVGFLAEAERDDLDKVVDRVVTRAYEVEERMTLDVTVYQNGDVLHRDWALNEAAVQKVSPERMLEVVLAIDGRPVTGFGCDGVICATPTGSTAYAFSAGGPVIWPEVEALLMVPIGAHALFAKPLVTTKDSVLAVEVEPHTPHGVLWCDGRRTVELPAGARVEVRRGAVPVRLARLHHASFTDRLVAKFALPVSGWRGAPH comes from the coding sequence TTGAGCACTGGGCCGAGCACGACCACCGAAAGCAGCACGCCCACCGAAGGCGGCACGACCACCGGAGGCGGGCGCACCGTCTTCCTCCTCGCGCACACCGGCCGGCCGGCCGCCGTGCGCAGCGCCGAACTCGTCGTCCTCGGACTGCTGCGCAGCGGCATCGGGGTGCGCGTCCTGGAGGCGGAGGCGGCCGACCTGCCGCTGCCGCCGTCCGTCGAGAAGGTGCCGGAGGCATGCTCCGACGCCCTCGACGGCTGCGAACTGCTCGTCGTCCTCGGCGGCGACGGCACCCTGCTGCGCGGCTCCGAGTTCTCCCGGGCCTCCGGCGTGCCGATGCTCGGCGTCAACCTGGGCCGGGTCGGCTTCCTCGCCGAGGCCGAGCGCGACGACCTCGACAAGGTCGTCGACCGGGTCGTCACGCGCGCCTACGAGGTCGAGGAGCGGATGACCCTCGACGTGACCGTCTACCAGAACGGCGACGTGCTCCACCGCGACTGGGCACTCAACGAGGCCGCCGTCCAGAAGGTGTCGCCGGAGCGGATGCTGGAGGTCGTCCTCGCCATCGACGGGCGTCCGGTGACCGGCTTCGGCTGCGACGGCGTGATCTGCGCGACACCGACCGGGTCGACCGCGTACGCCTTCTCGGCCGGCGGACCGGTCATCTGGCCCGAGGTGGAAGCCCTGCTCATGGTGCCGATCGGGGCGCACGCGCTGTTCGCCAAGCCGCTGGTCACCACGAAGGACTCCGTCCTCGCCGTCGAGGTCGAGCCGCACACCCCGCACGGGGTGCTGTGGTGCGACGGGCGCCGCACGGTGGAGCTTCCGGCCGGGGCCCGGGTGGAGGTGCGGCGCGGCGCGGTGCCGGTCCGTCTCGCCCGGCTGCACCACGCGTCCTTCACCGACCGTCTGGTGGCGAAGTTCGCGCTGCCGGTCTCGGGCTGGCGCGGGGCGCCCCACTAG
- a CDS encoding tetratricopeptide repeat protein, translating into MPIPDDVTGDEIDPDVRQELMSLPKGLAEDVARNLVMVAQLIDEDPEKAYEYSRIALRLASRVAAVREAAGFAAYATQKYSEALAEFRAARRMTGSVELWPVMADCERGLGRPERALAMAGEPEVQKLDKAGQVEMRLVAAGARRDMGQLDAAIVTLQSPELASSANHPWTARLRYAYADALLAAGREREAREWFAKALEADKDGSTDASDRLAELDGVEFVDAFDDSDEENGQDDADDLDEDDDLDERDEQDGDKG; encoded by the coding sequence CTGCCGATCCCGGACGACGTCACCGGTGACGAGATCGACCCGGACGTGCGTCAGGAGCTGATGAGCCTGCCCAAGGGGCTGGCCGAGGACGTCGCGCGCAACCTCGTCATGGTCGCCCAGCTCATCGACGAGGACCCGGAGAAGGCGTACGAGTACTCGAGGATCGCCCTGCGGCTCGCGTCCCGTGTGGCCGCCGTGCGCGAGGCGGCCGGCTTCGCCGCGTACGCCACGCAGAAGTACTCGGAGGCGCTGGCGGAGTTCCGGGCCGCGCGGCGCATGACCGGCAGCGTGGAGCTGTGGCCCGTCATGGCGGACTGCGAGCGCGGCCTCGGCCGGCCGGAGCGGGCGCTGGCCATGGCCGGTGAGCCCGAGGTGCAGAAGCTGGACAAGGCCGGGCAGGTCGAGATGCGGCTCGTCGCCGCCGGTGCCCGCCGGGACATGGGGCAGCTCGACGCCGCCATCGTGACCCTGCAGAGCCCCGAGCTGGCGTCCAGCGCCAACCACCCGTGGACCGCGCGGCTGCGGTACGCGTACGCCGACGCGCTGCTGGCCGCCGGCCGTGAGCGCGAGGCGCGCGAGTGGTTCGCGAAGGCACTGGAGGCCGACAAGGACGGCTCCACGGACGCCTCCGACCGGCTCGCCGAGCTGGACGGGGTCGAGTTCGTCGACGCGTTCGACGACTCCGACGAGGAGAACGGCCAGGACGACGCCGACGATCTCGACGAGGACGACGACCTCGACGAGCGCGACGAACAGGACGGCGACAAGGGCTGA
- a CDS encoding sterol-binding protein, giving the protein MATITECREALTRLSDNLARADGEVRGAAALDRTLSCHLTDLDATFTGRLADGRIGDLDHRPGPPADKAQIRLRMTGDDLLALVDGRLNFAKSWASGRVGLEAGFRDLLRLRSLL; this is encoded by the coding sequence ATGGCGACGATCACGGAGTGCCGCGAGGCGCTGACACGGCTTTCCGACAACCTGGCCCGCGCGGACGGCGAGGTGCGCGGTGCCGCCGCGCTCGACCGCACCCTCAGCTGCCACCTCACCGACCTCGACGCGACGTTCACGGGCCGCCTGGCCGACGGCCGCATCGGGGACCTCGACCACCGGCCGGGCCCGCCCGCCGACAAGGCCCAGATCCGGCTGCGCATGACCGGCGACGACCTGCTGGCCCTGGTCGACGGCCGGCTGAACTTCGCCAAGTCGTGGGCGTCCGGCCGCGTGGGACTGGAGGCGGGCTTCCGCGACCTCCTGCGCCTGCGGTCGCTGCTGTAG
- a CDS encoding DUF1015 domain-containing protein yields MNTSGHAADDVRASGLRLAPFRGLRYVPERVGSLAAVTSPPYDVVVRPDGLHHLESADPHNIVRLILPQAVTAGTRHRKAAVTLDRWLADGILAPDPEPALYVYEQRGDGLLQRGLIGALELSAPGEGIVLPHEDVMPHVVEDRAALMRTTAANLEPLLLTYRGDGDGAAAVIDRVVTGEPLLSTTTEDGFHHRLWSVTDPAELATVAGDLARHQALIADGHHRWATYLRLREEHAAPGPWNYGLVLLIDTARYPLRVRAIHRLLNRLPVADALAALAALDEGFRVTRVDGPLPAAQEALTAACAEGNAFLLAGDGSFHLVDRPDPALLARTVRGDRPEAWRTLDATVLHSTLLDHVWHIPDAPEDISYIHDTEAAVEQAERRGGTAVLMHPVKEEVVRDLARQGVTMPRKSTSFGPKPATGLVLRSLALD; encoded by the coding sequence ATGAACACCTCTGGTCACGCGGCCGACGACGTCCGCGCCTCCGGTCTCCGCCTGGCCCCCTTCCGGGGCCTCAGGTACGTACCCGAACGCGTCGGCAGCCTGGCCGCCGTGACCTCACCGCCGTACGACGTCGTCGTACGGCCCGACGGACTGCACCACCTCGAATCCGCCGACCCGCACAACATCGTGCGGTTGATCCTCCCGCAGGCCGTCACCGCCGGCACCCGCCACCGCAAGGCCGCCGTCACCCTCGACCGGTGGCTCGCCGACGGCATCCTCGCCCCGGACCCCGAGCCCGCCCTCTACGTGTACGAGCAGCGCGGCGACGGCCTCCTCCAGCGCGGCCTCATCGGCGCCCTGGAACTCTCCGCGCCCGGCGAGGGCATCGTCCTCCCCCACGAGGACGTCATGCCGCACGTCGTCGAGGACCGCGCCGCCCTCATGCGCACCACCGCCGCCAATCTGGAGCCGCTGCTCCTCACCTACCGCGGCGACGGCGACGGCGCGGCCGCCGTCATCGACCGTGTGGTCACCGGCGAACCGCTGCTGTCCACGACGACCGAGGACGGCTTCCACCACCGCCTGTGGTCGGTCACCGATCCCGCCGAGCTCGCCACCGTCGCCGGGGACCTGGCCCGCCACCAGGCCCTCATCGCCGACGGCCACCACCGCTGGGCCACCTACCTGCGGCTGCGCGAGGAACACGCGGCGCCCGGGCCGTGGAACTACGGCCTCGTCCTGCTGATCGACACCGCCCGCTACCCGCTGCGGGTGCGGGCCATCCACCGCCTGCTCAACCGCCTCCCCGTCGCCGACGCGCTCGCCGCCCTGGCCGCCCTCGACGAAGGCTTCCGCGTCACCCGGGTCGACGGCCCGCTCCCGGCCGCCCAGGAGGCCCTCACGGCGGCGTGCGCCGAAGGCAACGCCTTCCTCCTCGCCGGCGACGGCTCCTTCCACCTCGTCGACCGCCCGGACCCGGCCCTCCTGGCCCGCACCGTCCGCGGCGACCGCCCGGAGGCCTGGCGCACCCTCGACGCCACGGTCCTGCACTCCACCCTCCTCGACCACGTCTGGCACATCCCGGACGCTCCGGAGGACATCAGCTACATCCACGACACCGAGGCGGCCGTCGAACAGGCCGAACGCCGCGGCGGCACGGCGGTCCTGATGCACCCGGTCAAGGAAGAGGTCGTACGGGACCTGGCCCGCCAGGGCGTCACGATGCCCCGCAAGTCGACCTCCTTCGGTCCGAAGCCGGCGACGGGACTGGTGCTGCGGAGCCTGGCACTCGACTGA
- a CDS encoding FecCD family ABC transporter permease → MLVESPSRASAEPVGPAQKPTRRNSLRAVGLVAALGVLLLICVLSIMIGAKPVPLGDVWHGLFQNSGIRNDVIVHDVRVPRTLLGLLVGLALGLAGAVMQGLTRNPLAEPGLLGVNAGAAAAVVSAIAFLGVTDTSAYVWFAFVGAAVVSVVVYVLGGSRSATPVRLALAGTAATVALYGYVNAVQLLDSAALDRLRFWTVGSLADANMDAVRRVAPFILVGAVLALLIARPLNAMEMGEDTARALGAHLNRTRIIAMASVTLMCGAATAACGPIVFIGLMVPYIVRSITGPDMRWILPYAAVLSPVLLLGSDVIGRVVARPAELQVGIVTALVGGPVFIRLVRRKRMAKL, encoded by the coding sequence GTGTTGGTCGAGAGTCCCTCCCGTGCAAGCGCGGAACCGGTCGGCCCTGCCCAGAAGCCGACGCGCCGCAACTCCCTGCGCGCCGTCGGACTGGTCGCGGCCCTCGGAGTCCTGCTGCTGATCTGTGTCCTGAGCATCATGATCGGTGCCAAGCCGGTGCCGCTCGGCGACGTGTGGCACGGCCTGTTCCAGAACAGCGGCATCCGCAACGACGTCATCGTCCACGACGTCCGCGTCCCCCGCACCCTCCTCGGACTGCTCGTCGGCCTGGCCCTCGGCCTCGCCGGCGCCGTCATGCAGGGACTCACCCGCAACCCGCTCGCCGAGCCCGGGCTCCTCGGCGTCAACGCCGGTGCCGCCGCGGCCGTGGTGTCCGCCATCGCCTTCCTCGGCGTCACCGACACCTCCGCCTACGTGTGGTTCGCCTTCGTCGGCGCGGCCGTCGTCTCCGTCGTCGTGTACGTCCTCGGCGGCAGCCGCAGCGCCACGCCGGTGCGGCTCGCGCTCGCCGGGACCGCCGCCACCGTCGCCCTGTACGGGTACGTCAACGCCGTACAGCTCCTCGACTCGGCCGCCCTGGACCGGCTGCGCTTCTGGACCGTCGGCTCCCTCGCCGACGCGAACATGGACGCCGTCCGCCGCGTCGCCCCCTTCATCCTGGTCGGAGCCGTGCTCGCGCTGCTCATCGCCCGGCCGCTGAACGCCATGGAGATGGGTGAGGACACCGCCCGCGCGCTGGGCGCCCACCTCAACCGGACCCGGATCATCGCGATGGCGTCCGTGACGCTGATGTGCGGTGCGGCGACCGCCGCCTGCGGGCCGATCGTCTTCATCGGCCTGATGGTCCCGTACATCGTGCGGTCGATCACCGGCCCCGACATGCGCTGGATCCTGCCGTACGCGGCCGTCCTGTCGCCGGTCCTGCTGCTGGGCTCCGACGTCATCGGCCGGGTCGTCGCCCGCCCCGCCGAACTCCAGGTCGGCATCGTGACCGCGCTCGTCGGCGGACCGGTCTTCATCCGCCTCGTCCGCCGCAAGAGGATGGCCAAGCTGTGA
- a CDS encoding HAD hydrolase-like protein — protein sequence MTGIGQGRGRNRPEGSARALSEAYDTALLDLDGVVYYAGGDAIAHAVEALEAARQGGMHLAYVTNNALRTPDAVAGHLTRIGVPAAADDVITSAQAVARLIADEVPSGSRVLVIGGEGLRVALRERGLVPVESADDDPVAVVQGYGGPELPWGRLAEASYAVGRGLPWYASNTDLTIPSARGIGPGNGAAVEVVRIATGAEPKVAGKPLPPMHRETVLRTGAERPLVVGDRLDTDIEGAFNGGVDSLLVLTGVTDVARLLAAVPEHRPTYVAADLRGLLAAQPEVVEAGDGAFLCGGWTASVSGGALLLDGAGGGEGDALDPLDGVRALCAAAWTEAGTGACDLDAGKALERLERPGRPGR from the coding sequence ATGACGGGAATCGGCCAGGGACGGGGCAGGAACCGGCCGGAGGGGAGTGCGCGCGCGCTGAGCGAGGCGTACGACACGGCCCTCCTCGACCTGGACGGTGTCGTGTACTACGCGGGCGGGGACGCCATCGCCCATGCCGTGGAGGCACTGGAGGCGGCCCGCCAGGGCGGCATGCACCTCGCGTACGTCACCAACAACGCGCTGCGGACGCCGGACGCGGTGGCGGGTCACCTGACGCGGATCGGCGTGCCGGCGGCCGCGGACGACGTGATCACCTCGGCGCAGGCGGTGGCACGGCTGATCGCCGACGAGGTGCCGTCCGGTTCGCGGGTGCTCGTGATCGGGGGTGAGGGGCTGCGGGTGGCGTTGCGCGAGCGAGGGCTCGTACCCGTGGAGTCGGCGGACGACGATCCGGTGGCGGTGGTGCAGGGCTACGGCGGGCCGGAGCTGCCGTGGGGGCGGCTGGCCGAGGCGAGTTACGCGGTCGGGCGCGGGCTGCCGTGGTACGCGTCGAACACGGACCTCACCATCCCGAGCGCGCGGGGGATCGGGCCGGGCAACGGTGCGGCGGTGGAGGTCGTGCGGATCGCGACGGGGGCGGAGCCGAAGGTCGCGGGCAAGCCGCTGCCGCCGATGCACCGGGAGACCGTGCTGCGGACCGGGGCCGAGCGGCCGCTGGTGGTGGGGGACCGGCTGGACACGGACATCGAGGGGGCGTTCAACGGCGGTGTGGACTCGCTGCTGGTGCTGACCGGGGTGACGGACGTGGCGCGGCTGCTCGCGGCGGTGCCCGAGCACCGGCCCACGTATGTGGCGGCGGATCTGCGGGGGTTGCTCGCGGCCCAGCCGGAGGTCGTCGAGGCCGGGGACGGTGCGTTCCTGTGCGGCGGGTGGACGGCGTCGGTGAGCGGCGGGGCGCTGCTGCTCGACGGGGCGGGCGGCGGCGAGGGGGACGCGCTCGATCCGCTCGACGGGGTACGGGCGTTGTGCGCGGCCGCGTGGACGGAGGCGGGGACGGGGGCCTGCGATCTGGACGCGGGCAAGGCCCTGGAGCGGCTGGAGCGGCCGGGGCGGCCGGGGCGCTGA
- a CDS encoding FecCD family ABC transporter permease → MSTKTLRTGGGLSVRYEPRAVVAVLGLLVVALAAAVVLIGSGDFPIAPGDVVATLLGDGTPVQEFAVMDLRLPRVAVAVFVGAALGIGGAVFQSVSRNPLGSPDVIGFGQGSTVGALAVIVLFQGDATAAAGGAVVGGLVTGAAIYLLAWKRGVHGYRLVLIGIGAAAMLTAAIHYLLTKAQLVDAARATVWMTGSLEGRDWSQFWPLFAVCCVLLPLVLGHGRALRMLEMGDDAAYALGVKVERTRIVLMGSAVLLVAVATAAAGPIVFVSLSAPQLARRLTRSPGPNLAASALMGTALLLVADWTATNAFGERQLPVGVVTAVLGGCYLLWLLVSERRAGRI, encoded by the coding sequence GTGAGCACCAAGACCCTGCGGACCGGCGGCGGCCTCTCCGTACGCTACGAGCCGCGCGCCGTCGTCGCCGTCCTCGGCCTGCTCGTCGTCGCGCTCGCCGCGGCCGTCGTCCTCATCGGCAGCGGCGACTTCCCCATCGCGCCCGGCGACGTCGTCGCCACCCTGCTCGGCGACGGCACCCCCGTACAGGAGTTCGCCGTCATGGACCTGCGGCTGCCGCGCGTCGCCGTGGCCGTGTTCGTCGGCGCCGCGCTCGGCATCGGCGGCGCGGTCTTCCAGTCGGTGTCCCGCAACCCGCTGGGCAGCCCCGACGTCATCGGCTTCGGCCAGGGTTCCACCGTCGGCGCGCTCGCGGTCATCGTCCTCTTCCAGGGCGATGCGACGGCCGCTGCAGGCGGCGCCGTCGTCGGCGGCCTCGTCACCGGCGCGGCGATCTACCTGCTCGCCTGGAAGCGCGGAGTGCACGGCTACCGCCTCGTGCTCATCGGCATCGGCGCCGCCGCCATGCTCACGGCCGCCATCCACTACCTCCTCACCAAGGCGCAGCTCGTCGACGCGGCCCGGGCGACGGTCTGGATGACCGGCTCGCTCGAAGGACGCGACTGGTCCCAGTTCTGGCCGCTGTTCGCCGTCTGCTGCGTGCTGCTGCCGCTGGTCCTCGGCCACGGGCGGGCGCTGCGGATGCTGGAGATGGGCGACGACGCCGCCTACGCGCTCGGCGTCAAGGTCGAGCGGACCCGGATCGTCCTCATGGGCTCGGCCGTGCTGCTCGTGGCCGTCGCCACCGCCGCCGCGGGCCCCATCGTCTTCGTCTCCCTCAGCGCGCCCCAGCTGGCCCGCCGGCTCACCCGCTCGCCGGGCCCGAACCTCGCCGCCTCCGCGCTCATGGGCACCGCCCTGCTGCTCGTGGCGGACTGGACCGCCACCAACGCCTTCGGCGAGCGCCAGCTGCCGGTGGGTGTCGTCACCGCCGTCCTCGGCGGCTGCTACCTGCTGTGGCTGCTGGTCAGCGAGCGCAGGGCGGGCCGGATATGA
- the recN gene encoding DNA repair protein RecN translates to MVFSVLEEMRIRSLGVIDDAVVELSPGFTAVTGETGAGKTMVVTSLGLLLGGRADPALVRIGAGSAVVEGRIALPPGAPVAARAEEAGAELDDGALLVSRTVSAEGRSRAHLGGRSVPVGLLAELADELVAVHGQTDQQGLLKPARQRGALDRYAGEAVAVPLAAYGEAYQRLRAVTAELEEITTRARERAQEADLLRFGLGEIEAVEPRPGEDVELAAEAERLGHAESLASAAALAHAALAGQPEDPEAVDATTLVAGAGRALEAVRAHDPALAALADRIGEISILLADVAGELAGYADDLDADPLRLAAVEERRAALTQLTRKYGEDIAAVLAWAEQSATRLTELDGDDERIGELTAERDRLRDELSVLAQRLTDARTEAADRFADAVTAELASLAMPHARVSFAIRQTEDPDGVEVGGRRVAYGPSGADEVELLLAPHPGAPPRPIAKGASGGELSRVMLAVEVVFAGTDPVPTYLFDEVDAGVGGKAAVEIGRRLAKLAKTAQVVVVTHLPQVAAFADRQLLVEKTNDGSVTRSGVTVLEGEDRVRELSRMLAGQEDSETARAHAEELLATARADG, encoded by the coding sequence ATGGTCTTCTCCGTGCTTGAGGAGATGCGGATACGGTCGCTCGGTGTCATCGACGACGCGGTGGTCGAGCTGTCGCCCGGCTTCACCGCGGTGACGGGTGAGACGGGCGCGGGCAAGACCATGGTCGTGACCAGCCTCGGGCTGCTGCTCGGCGGGCGCGCCGACCCCGCCCTGGTACGGATCGGGGCGGGCTCGGCCGTCGTCGAGGGCCGCATCGCGCTGCCCCCGGGCGCGCCGGTGGCCGCGCGGGCCGAGGAGGCGGGCGCGGAGCTCGACGACGGCGCCCTGCTCGTCAGCCGTACCGTCTCCGCCGAAGGACGCTCCCGCGCCCACCTCGGCGGCCGGTCGGTTCCCGTCGGGCTGCTCGCCGAACTCGCCGACGAGCTGGTCGCCGTCCACGGCCAGACCGACCAGCAGGGCCTGCTCAAGCCGGCCCGGCAGCGCGGGGCGCTCGACCGGTACGCGGGCGAGGCCGTCGCCGTGCCGCTGGCCGCCTACGGGGAGGCGTACCAGCGGCTGCGGGCCGTCACCGCCGAGCTGGAGGAGATCACCACCCGGGCCAGGGAACGGGCCCAGGAGGCCGATCTGCTGCGCTTCGGGCTCGGCGAGATCGAGGCCGTGGAGCCGAGGCCGGGTGAGGACGTCGAACTCGCCGCCGAGGCGGAGCGGCTCGGCCACGCCGAGTCCCTGGCCTCCGCCGCCGCGCTCGCGCACGCCGCGCTCGCCGGGCAGCCCGAGGACCCCGAGGCCGTCGACGCGACGACCCTCGTCGCGGGCGCGGGCCGCGCGCTGGAAGCCGTACGGGCGCACGACCCGGCCCTCGCCGCGCTCGCCGACCGCATCGGGGAGATCTCCATCCTCCTCGCCGACGTGGCGGGCGAGCTCGCCGGATACGCCGACGACCTCGACGCCGACCCGCTGCGGCTCGCCGCCGTCGAGGAGCGGCGCGCCGCGCTCACGCAACTCACCCGGAAGTACGGCGAGGACATCGCCGCCGTCCTCGCCTGGGCCGAGCAGAGCGCCACCCGGCTCACCGAGCTCGACGGCGACGACGAGCGCATCGGCGAGCTGACCGCCGAACGCGACCGGCTGCGCGACGAGCTGTCGGTCCTGGCCCAGCGGCTCACCGACGCCCGGACGGAGGCCGCCGACCGCTTCGCCGACGCCGTCACCGCCGAGCTGGCCTCGCTGGCGATGCCGCACGCGCGGGTGTCGTTCGCGATCCGGCAGACCGAGGACCCCGACGGCGTCGAGGTCGGCGGCCGCCGGGTGGCGTACGGGCCGTCCGGCGCGGACGAGGTCGAACTGCTCCTCGCCCCGCACCCGGGCGCCCCGCCGAGGCCCATCGCCAAGGGCGCGTCCGGCGGTGAGCTGTCCCGGGTGATGCTCGCGGTCGAGGTCGTCTTCGCCGGTACGGACCCGGTGCCGACGTACCTCTTCGACGAGGTCGACGCGGGTGTCGGCGGCAAGGCGGCGGTCGAGATCGGCCGGCGGCTCGCCAAGCTCGCCAAGACCGCGCAGGTCGTCGTCGTGACCCACCTGCCGCAGGTGGCGGCCTTCGCCGACCGCCAGCTGCTCGTCGAGAAGACCAACGACGGCTCGGTCACCCGCTCCGGCGTGACCGTCCTGGAGGGCGAGGACCGGGTCCGCGAACTCTCCCGGATGCTCGCCGGCCAGGAGGACTCGGAGACCGCCCGGGCGCACGCGGAGGAGCTGCTGGCGACGGCACGGGCCGACGGCTGA